From Candoia aspera isolate rCanAsp1 chromosome 8, rCanAsp1.hap2, whole genome shotgun sequence, a single genomic window includes:
- the EIF4E gene encoding eukaryotic translation initiation factor 4E produces MATVEPETISNPQTSEEEKTETSASQEIVSPETYVKHPLQNRWALWFFKNDKSKTWQANLRLISKFDTVEDFWALYNHIQLSSNLMPGCDYSLFKDGIEPMWEDEKNKRGGRWLITLNKQQRRSDLDRFWLETLLCLIGESFDDYSDDVCGAVVNVRTKGDKIAIWTTECENRDAVTHIGRVYKERLGLPQKIVIGYQSHADTATKSGSTTKNRFVV; encoded by the exons ATGGCGACGGTGGAACCG gAAACCATTTCTAACCCTCAGACTTCAGAAGAAGAGAAAACTGAGACATCAGCAAGTCAGGAGATAGTGAGTCCTGAAACATATGTTAAGCATCCATTACAGAACAG GTGGGCACTTTGgttctttaaaaatgacaaaagtaAAACCTGGCAAGCAAATCTTCGTCTGATCTCGAAGTTTGATACTGTTGAAGATTTTTGGGC GCTATATAACCATATCCAGCTCTCTAGTAATTTAATGCCTGGTTGCGATTACTCACTCTTTAAG GATGGTATTGAACCCATGTGGGAAGATGAGAAGAATAAACGAGGAGGGCGATGGCTAATTACACTAAACAAGCAGCAGAGACGAAGTGATCTTGATCGCTTCTGGCTAGAGACA CTGCTGTGCCTTATTGGAGAATCCTTTGATGACTACAGTGATGATGTGTGTGGAGCTGTTGTTAATGTTAGAACCAAGGGGGATAAAATAGCAATATGGACTACTGAATGTGAAAACAGAGATGCTGTTACACATATAGG gaGAGTATACAAGGAAAGGTTAGGACTTCCTCAAAAGATAGTGATTGGTTATCAGTCCCATGCTGACACAGCTACTAAAAGTGGCTCCACCACTAAAAATAGGTTTGTTGTTTAA